From Brassica oleracea var. oleracea cultivar TO1000 chromosome C3, BOL, whole genome shotgun sequence, a single genomic window includes:
- the LOC106331954 gene encoding purine permease 1: MKNGLIIINCVILTIGTCGGPLLTRLYYTNGGKRIWFMSFLSTAGFPVILIPLFFSFLSRRNHNHNNSETAEKTKLILMETPLFIASIVIGLLTGLDNYLYAYGLAYLPVSTSSLIIGTQLAFNALFAFFMVKQKFTPFSINAVVLLTVGIVVLALHSNGDKPANETHKEYVVGFLMTVIAAVLYAFILPLVEFTYKKARQEITFPLVLEIQMVMCIAATCFCVVGMIIDGDFKVISREAREFKIGGSAFYYTLIVITGIVWQGFFLGAIGVVFCASSLASGVLISVLLPVTEVLAVICFREKFQAEKGVSLFLSIWGFVSYFYGEYKSGKKVLEKHQPPETELPSLQVSDSVA; encoded by the exons ATGAAGAACGGTCTGATAATCATAAACTGTGTTATTCTCACTATAGGAACATGTGGTGGTCCGTTGTTAACTCGTCTCTACTACACCAATGGTGGAAAACGAATCTGGTTCATGAGCTTTCTCTCAACCGCTGGTTTTCCAGTCATCCTCATCCCTCTCTTTTTCTCCTTCCTTAGCCGTCGCAACCACAACCACAACAACTCTGAAACCGCAGAAAAAACTAAGCTTATCCTCATGGAAACTCCTCTGTTCATCGCATCCATCGTCATAGGATTGCTCACCGGACTTGACAACTACTTATACGCATACGGGTTAGCTTATCTGCCAGTTTCAACTTCATCTCTCATTATAGGAACTCAGTTAGCTTTCAACGCTCTCTTTGCTTTCTTCATGGTCAAGCAAAAGTTCACTCCCTTCTCTATAAACGCCGTCGTTTTGCTGACGGTGGGCATTGTAGTCTTGGCCTTGCACAGCAATGGAGACAAGCCGGCTAACGAGACTCACAAGGAGTATGTGGTTGGATTCTTGATGACTGTGATTGCAGCTGTCTTGTACGCTTTTATATTGCCACTCGTTGAATTTACTTACAAGAAAGCTCGACAAGAAATCACTTTCCCACTTGTGCTCGAGATTCAGATGGTCATGTGCATCGCGGCTACTTGCTTCTGTGTCGTTGGCATGATCATCGACGGCGATTTCAAG GTGATATCAAGAGAAGCAAGAGAGTTCAAGATTGGAGGATCAGCGTTTTACTACACGTTGATTGTGATCACAGGGATAGTGTGGCAAGGATTCTTCTTAGGAGCCATAGGGGTTGTGTTCTGTGCGTCGTCTCTAGCTTCTGGCGTTCTCATCAGTGTTCTGCTTCCGGTGACGGAGGTTTTGGCCGTGATTTGTTTCCGGGAGAAGTTTCAGGCAGAGAAAGGTGTCTCTCTCTTCCTCTCCATATGGGGATTCGTCTCTTACTTCTACGGCGAGTATAAATCCGGCAAGAAAGTTCTCGAGAAACACCAGCCGCCGGAGACAGAACTGCCTTCTCTTCAAGTTAGTGATTCTGTTGCTTAA